CATTCCCCGGTTGAGCTTTGCCAAAATATCGCGAGACACCCGCTCGCATTCTTGGTTTTGCTGCTCCCGGAAGCAAGTGAGGGCGTATATGCGCTGGAAGTAGCCGTTGTCGGGGTAAGTGGTGGCCAAATAACGCGCTACCGGCAGGCATTGGGCCGGATTATCTTCCTCATTCAGCAGGATTTTCATTAGGAAGAATTTGGCTTCCATGCCCGTATAAAAGCCATTATCGGCTACGGTACGCAGTTGCTGCAATCCTAGCTTTTGGTTTCCTTTAGGAAAGAATAGCAACACCGGCCGTAGCAGTGGGTAGTTCTCCGAAATCCAGACGGCATAATAATTCATGAGTGCCTCCCCCAGTAGAAAGTCAGCGCTCAAACCATTCGCTTCTCTGCTCTTAGCTAAGTAGTCGAGGGCGCGCTTGCTGCTTACGGTAGCTTTGCGCCAGTTAGACCGTTCGGCGTTCAGGCGAGCATCAAAGCCGTAGGCAGCGGAGAGGAAAAAGCAGGCTTCGTAGTTTTTATTATCAGCCTTGTAAAGCTTCTCGCCATAAGTGATAGCCGTATCCATGTAGGCATAAAGCATCTTATCATACTTTTTCTCCTGCATATTGGTAGGCAGAATCTTCCACCACGTGCTCAGGCCCAGCAGAAAATATGGCATTGGGTGCTCAGGATAGCGCCGCCGCAACGAGCGAAACTGCTTCTCCGCCTTATCGAATTTAAAGTTGTAGAGATTATGCACAGCTCCCTCCAATTCCGTTTGGATATCTTGGTCGAGCAGCAGCCAGCCTTTTGTATCTACAGCACCAGGAAGTACCTCTACATCAGCTACCTCAACACCAGGCATAACTGGTACCGGCGGCACGGCATTAGAGCCTTGAGCTAGTGTTAAGAAAGGAAGGAAGCCAAAAAATAAGAGTAAAAGTTTTCTATACATAGTACAACTTTAAAGTCTGCTTTCCTTTCATTACTCGAAGTTAGAAACTTGCAAGTAAAATCGACTTTTATGGCTATTTATCTTTGATTATTATAATAAAAAATAAACCCCGTTATCTTCGCCAGACAACGGGGTAATGCAAGCAATTAGTGTACCTAAGCTATTGGATAGTCCTGCTAAAGGCCCTAATTCATTTTTAAATCAGTGCGCCTCAACTCAGCTTCAACCGTGCGGAATAAGTAGTAGGTGCCCGTTACAGCTTCGTAGTGTAGTCCTACTTCAGGGGCGGTGCTTACAAAAGGCTGACCACCTACCAAACGTCCTTGGGCATCATATATATAAGTGCGCTGAGGAGCCGGCTCCGTGATTACAATTACCCGCCGACCGCTCCCAAAGTCAAAGTACTGTACAGGCTTGCGGCCTGAGGTCAAGAAGTTTTGAGTTAGCAGTTGCCGGCCCGATGAATCAAAGATACTTACCCGTCCTCCCTCCTCCCTTACTACCACATAGCTATGGCGGGCAGGGTCAGCTACAAGGCGAAAAACTGAGCTACGGCTCCAGGTGGCTACCCTGCCGCGACTCACCACATCGCCGCTTAGATTAAAGGTAATTCTCTCCCCGTGCTGGTTTACCACCGTCAGGCGGGTGCGGCCCAAGGTAGTACCGGCCTCCACGAAAGCGCCCGTATTAAGCCGAGCGCCTACGCTCAGTGGGAATCCTGAATACAGATTGCCTTGCTGATTATAGGCATATACGTAGCCATTCTCCAGCAGCGCTACAATCACTGTACGTCCGCCAACGACTAGATAGTGCGGAGGAGCAGCCAAGTTGAAGTCTAGCCGTTTGGGTTGCCAACTAGGGAAAACCCGACCGTTTGTGTCAAATAAAAACAGATTGCCCCCTCCTCCACCGACCAGCAAGCCGGGGGGCGTTTTCCCGATGGCTGGTCCGGCTGTAAGAGAGGTGGCGCGTACTGTATCGGGCAGGTTCAAGGGAAAGTTTGGCGCCCAGCGACCCTGCAGATCGAGCAAGTGCAGCTGGGTTGGAGTAGCCAGCAAATAGCCCAAATTGCCCCCCACCGGTAATCGGCTGATAGGCCCAACTAGTGGCCCTGGTAGTGTGTCAGACCAAGCTACCACATTATCGGGAGTTACATAGTGGAGCACCTGGGCTTTGTCCTGCACGAGCACAGCGGGTAGCCTCGCCCCCTGTACGGTTACTAAAGTAGGCGAGCTAGATAAAGGCGTTTTAAAGGTAAGTAAGCCGCCCGTGGCAGTGGTGCCTTGCAGACCTGCAACAGCCGGGCCTACTGCCGGATGACGCAGCAGCAGCTGGGTATAGTATTGGGCATCAGCATCGGCTTCATTGGCTGGAGGCACAAACTGCAATGCTAGCTGAGGAAAGCGCTTAAACAGGGCCTCATTGCGCAGCAAGCCCGCCCGGCGCTCCTCTACTAATGCACGCAGCAACACATTCCAGCTGTTCCGGGTATCCATTATTAAGCTTACTCGGGCCTGCGGCTGCGTTTCTTGCAAAAAAGCCACCTGAGCGGGCGAGCTGCTCCAGGTAGCCTTGTCAATAACATCGTCGAGCCAGGTACGTAGCGTAGCAGCATCCTTTGCAAACACCAGATAATCCCCGACCTGCGCCAGCATAGGGGCATCATCGAAGCCTGTAAAAAAGCCCCCCAACAGGCGGCTGGGCAATTCGGGCACGCCGCCCTGATATATCCGGAAAGGCCCCACACGTTCAAAGGAAGGACTAGTACCAGTAAGACGGCGCAACTGGCCCAATAAGGTAGCCGTGCGGAGCGGATCGGGGCAATAAACCAGCGCGAGCTTAGCCGGAATCTGCCGCGGTGACGACGAGCCCAGATAACACAAAGCCGCCTCCCGGCTGAACGATGCGGTCAGACTGTCAAGCAGCGCGCCGGTGCGGTCCGCGAGCGTATCGACTGGGGCTGACAGCCGCGCCACCGGGAGCTTACTCATGTCCTGCAGGCCGAGGTGCAATAGCAAAGCGGTGCGCAGCGGGAGCACATCGGCCATACGAAGGCGCTGGGCGTGCTGGCCACGCAGGCGCTGGTGCAGGGCATCGCGGGTAGTTTCGGGGTTGGTGAAGCCGTTGAATAAAATCTTGTTGCCCACGAGTTTCATCCCCAGTAGGCCATTGCGGCTCAAACCGGTGATGCTTTCCAAGCTGGGTCGAAGCTCCGGACGAAAGAATACGCCTAGAAACCGCGGAAACTGCCGGTAATTGAGTAGCAACATCGCATCTACATCCTTATGCTGGAGGTAGTCAGTATTCTTAAAATCGGCAGCAATTGAAGGCAGTTCTGGTTGTTCCAAGCGCCTGACCACCGTCTCTACGAGGCCCGCATTGGTACTCATTACGAGTTGGTTGCGGTAATTCAAAAATGTAATTCCATGCCCTGTACCCCGAAGTCGCAAATCCGTAATCTGCTGGCCCCGGTATTCCCGTGTCGTCACGCGGTAGCGCGCATCCTGCCCTAAACCATCTACGAGTCCGCGTAGCTGCCGGTATTCGCGCACGCTGCCAATGGGCACTTGAAACAGGAGGTCGAAAGTAGTAGGGCCGGTTACATGCACGGAGGTGAGCACCAGCTTCGTGCCCAAAAACTTCATCACTACACTTGGGCTACCGGCCACGCTATCAATCAGAGCCGAGTTTTCCTCAATCTGCTGAAAGTAACGCACTC
The window above is part of the Hymenobacter radiodurans genome. Proteins encoded here:
- a CDS encoding tol-pal system protein YbgF, with product MPGVEVADVEVLPGAVDTKGWLLLDQDIQTELEGAVHNLYNFKFDKAEKQFRSLRRRYPEHPMPYFLLGLSTWWKILPTNMQEKKYDKMLYAYMDTAITYGEKLYKADNKNYEACFFLSAAYGFDARLNAERSNWRKATVSSKRALDYLAKSREANGLSADFLLGEALMNYYAVWISENYPLLRPVLLFFPKGNQKLGLQQLRTVADNGFYTGMEAKFFLMKILLNEEDNPAQCLPVARYLATTYPDNGYFQRIYALTCFREQQNQECERVSRDILAKLNRGMPGYEGVSGKYATYMLGSLMQLRYKDQAKAKDYYERCIVFAEAAGETTVGFYVYANQSLAQMAAAQRDIKTALRYYSVVRDKADRKSESYREATAYYKKHKNNQLNSGSSPAPRAPATSLQTRR